aacaaattatttctACTAATTCACACTTCACAATCACAGTTTCACgaaattatcaattttaaaataaacagttgaACTATCTTTAACGTTTAAACTACAGTCTCTTCGTCCGCGTGTTGTTTAAAACTAgtattgtaaacaaataatcGGTCGGCTGTACCTACAAGAGTAGGTAGGCATGACATAACCGGCGCCGGTTTTCCTTCTACTACTTCACAACGTATAAATACGCCGCATTCACGTATTTACCGGTCAGTCAGTAATTTTCCTCGTTTCGAGTAGTCGTTAGTGTATAACACAAACGCGTCATaggcataataattatattttaaaaaatgccaAACGCGAGGTAGCATCAGTGTTCTAAATTCAAGTGCTTTAAATTTTGCAAATTCAAACATTGGTTGTGACAAGTGTGTGTAAGAACTGAACAAAAGCGAAAATGcctaaattaatgaaattagtgCTTTGTGTGGCGTTTGTGGCGTTGTGCTGCGGACAACCCTTACAGAAGCCAGTAGAAAACAACACGGGTCTCCACAATGGATTGTCGGAGAAAATCGGAAACTTTTCGATAGAAATATTGTTCCACACATCGAAAACTTTGAAGGAGGGTGACAATTTCATAATGTCGCCGATTACCGTTTGGAGCGTACTTGCTGTGATCGCGGAAGGTGCGGCCGGAGATACGAGAAACGAAATTAACAACGTACTTCGTCTCTCGGCGCGAAACAAGGAGTCGACGCGCACCGGCTTCAGAAACATCACACAATGGCTACAAGTAAACACTGGAACAGTGAAACTAGCCAAAATAAACGCCATTTTCGTCGACAAAGACCGACTTCCTCTACCAGAGTTCACAGAAGTCTCTAAGAATTACTACCAAACTGAAATGGTGACTTTAGACTTTAAGGACAGCGTGAGATCAGCAAACATACTCAACCAAGCCATCTCAAACATTACTCACGGGAAAATACCCAATATGGTTGACGCTAGTTACTTCCAAGACTCACAAATGGTGTTGACTAGTGCTCTGTACTTCAAGGGACAATGGTCAATGCCTTTTAATGCGTCATCGACATCAAAAATGCCTTTCTACGATTCCAAGGGCCAAAAGATTGGTGATGTCAACATGATGTACAACAGACACACATACCCATTCTCAAACATCAGGGAACTTCAAGCCAGAGTTATTGAGCTGCCGTACGGCAATGAAAACAGGCTTTCAATGTTGATAATGTTACCAAACCCTGGTGTTTCCCTAGAAGACATGTTCTCAAACTTTAAGAACGTAAACCTGGACACATTCTTTGAGGAACTAAGAGTATCTAAGGAAGAATATTCAGACGACGAGGTAGACTGCTACATCCCAAGGTTTAAGATCCAGTCTGACATTGATCTGACAAATGTATTGAAGAATCGTTTGGGCATCCAGGAGCTGTTTGACCAATCCAGGGCCAAGTTACCCTTCATGGCTCGTACACCTTTATATGTATCCAAAGTGGTACACAAAGCTGAGATAGAGGTCACTGAAGAGGGAACAGAGGCTGCAGGAGTAACAGTAGCTGAGTTCAGCAACAGAATAGGAGTAGTACAGTTCCAAGCCAACCGACCATTCACATACATGATCATAGAAAAAGTAACAAATTCAATCGTTTTCGGAGGTTTCTACAAAACTCCCTCTTTGTATTGAGCATTAGGAAAAATGTAATTGAGCGTACAAAGTCTGCATTTAGACACGAAAACTCATTGGTGGCTTAACCGTTTTGTTGAATAGAACACGCagaataaaaattcaaattgtataaaaaaacaacatcgaCTTTTTAATTACACCAGAACGAGGAAATAATTATGATGAGATGTCATGGGTTATTCCATAAACATAAACTTGTTAAGGAAGCTTGTAGTTGCTGTGTGTTCAACAAATAAAGACTTGactacaaatataatttatcaatataactgtgtacataattatacacaCAGATAGTGGAAATACAACTTCTTGAATGTCACTAGTTGACTGACTCTGaccttatgaatattttattgttcaacATGTGGCCATATTGCGATGCcagtacataaaaaatactgtttttgcATTAATACCTTATCAATTTTAGTTGCAAGTACGAGACGAACCACAATTAACCACATTTAATTGAAACCCTATTAAGCAATCTTAATACTCATATTTCAATGTAACTTGCTATTGTAAAGCATACTCAATTGTGTTGGCATAAGGTTGTAATTTGTATAGCAGAATGCTCTCTAATTGACTTGTAAATAAGTTGTTTTGCTGGTTGAAAACAACATGTCTGGGTATGTTTTAGggaaaaatgtaatgttttccTCATTGGACTTGCAGACAGAATGATTTATTGGAAGAATTAATTTGCTGTTATAACTGAAACCGTTTGACTGCCCTCATGGGGGATTTTACCAACAAAATGTCCTTAAAAAATACACTGTGGTCTTCCGCAacaattgttttagtttttatcctTAAGAACTCTGAATATggttgttatttttgtaaatatttagctTTGTTTACGGTTATGAATGTTGATAAGAAcaatgtgttattattttactgtttgtGGGTATATTGACGTGTTTGGAGACATGAGATTggttctaaattattatttgtatgtttcaATATAATGTAAGGACTGTAGGTAGTAAGATTTTGATAAGAAAttctacattttgtttattagttaacATGTCTCTATTCCCATGGAAACCataatatgtaagtactttGTAAAATATCTCACAATTGCATCCTttaaagtctaatttattagGGGAAAATGTGAATCAAACAAAATTTGATTTTGCTTGGGAACTACCCACTATAAAATACTGCTAGTATTTCTTAAATGTGAATCAAATGTTGAAGTAATCTCCTAATAAATTCAAAGATTAAGTGTGTTGTAAATAGTtccattaattttacatttagaAAGAATTCTTAGAAAGGATTGAACAGAAactagtttttaaatttaaaacaagtatcatagcattatgtttttttgttattctgACACAAAAATTATGTTGTGTACTCTGTCACTCATTATTGCTATTTCACCTATGATTTCTAAGCATTTCATACTGGATAGATTACAAAAAGATAgtttgttttaaagattttgatATAGGTAAATAGGAAGAATGAGTGATCTCCATGAAGGCagtctaatttattataatttcacaataattGTGAATCATGTGATAGatctgaaattataatttacgattttaatttaagtaaaaaaaacgaaagattattgattaaatttttttttggtatgacatttgtatttttttttcattgtttcttatttattgtCTGTGATATTAAGTTGTAAGgtcatatttgttatttatttctctgattgataattatttgattttggtttaagtaatgaaaataaaatagttatgaaaaatattttaaaactgtctATATTTGCTATATCCTTTTGAAGCATAAAATCGTTGAGGTAGAATAGGTATTCCTTTtatatttgaacattttattctcTCGAGTCTTGAAATCATCAGTAgaatataaagtataaaatcgctttctctgtccctatgtccgtttgtatgcttaaatctttaaaacaacgcaactgattttgatgctgtttttttaacagagtgattcaagaggaatgtttttatgtataatacatgcacaatatatcactattgcacccatgcgaagctggggcgagtcgctagtcaaatataaaacaaaaaactacatACTAGAGAAAGATTTACCAAGCAAGACATTCAACtttgataaatatttgaaacCAATACCTACTATATTAGTCACATTCCTATTTATTAACCTTAGGAAACTAGTTTCATAAACCTGTTCGTAAAAACCGCATCAAGTAGATAGGTAAGAAGACTCATTTGAGCGGTGATATTGACACATCAACCGGCGTGGGGGGCAAAAATGatcggcgctagcggaggatttatcttcaacagatttttgttggcagtcaaagtattaaaaaaGGGCTTCACTAACAATGGCATAACTGTGTCTTTTAGCTGATTGTAAGATATTTTTAGGGTTAGCTTTAGAATATCTTAATTTCTCATGAAGAATCACATACATAATTCGCTTAGTGAGAAACAATGTTTGACAGTAACTAtgattatactaatattatcacAAAGGACAAAATCGGGTAGACGAAATAAACCCAGaaactaaaacacaaaataaatgtgggtaaactaataaattaatcaatcagAAATATAATAGGATAagtttcttattataataaaaattggcGTGTGATAGGCTTACAATTATGCGTTTATTCAACCTCAAATTATACATAGCTAGTGTTTGTACTCAATTTCATAATCACATCacacaacagcctataagtggccactgctgaccaaagacctctacTCACACGAAgtagttttgagcattaatcaccacgcttattattattagtgctcaatgcgggttggccatttcaaacttataataagaaattataagcccaggtttccttacgatgttttcctttaccgcttgtcagtggtgtctaaataatctttagaaagtacatttaatttggaaaaagtcatattggtacctgccgttggtaggtttcgaaaccgcaatctcatgcatgagaagtttAAACCTTCGAGCCACCAGGACATCATAGTTTTCGAGTATCAtactagttttataataatatcatgaaagcgaaagaggtatataCCTAAGACTCGTAAcatttggcgttccattgtctctgtctacccctataggagacaggcgtgagtagtctatgtatgtatgtattaattttattttcacactACGCTTTTCTCCT
This genomic interval from Spodoptera frugiperda isolate SF20-4 chromosome 14, AGI-APGP_CSIRO_Sfru_2.0, whole genome shotgun sequence contains the following:
- the LOC118279162 gene encoding serine protease inhibitor 77Ba; the protein is MPKLMKLVLCVAFVALCCGQPLQKPVENNTGLHNGLSEKIGNFSIEILFHTSKTLKEGDNFIMSPITVWSVLAVIAEGAAGDTRNEINNVLRLSARNKESTRTGFRNITQWLQVNTGTVKLAKINAIFVDKDRLPLPEFTEVSKNYYQTEMVTLDFKDSVRSANILNQAISNITHGKIPNMVDASYFQDSQMVLTSALYFKGQWSMPFNASSTSKMPFYDSKGQKIGDVNMMYNRHTYPFSNIRELQARVIELPYGNENRLSMLIMLPNPGVSLEDMFSNFKNVNLDTFFEELRVSKEEYSDDEVDCYIPRFKIQSDIDLTNVLKNRLGIQELFDQSRAKLPFMARTPLYVSKVVHKAEIEVTEEGTEAAGVTVAEFSNRIGVVQFQANRPFTYMIIEKVTNSIVFGGFYKTPSLY